The nucleotide window GTCGGCGGTCGCGAAGAACTCGAGGATCCGCGCCCGAGGGAAGCTCGAGCACACGTCCTCCCACAGTCCCGCCGACATGCCCGAGCCCATGAACAACCGGATCGGGTTGTGCTGGTTGATGTGGAAATCGGGATCGCGCACGATGCCGCTGAGCATCGACCACGTGTACGACACGACCGTGATGCCGTAGCGCTGTACCTCCACCGAGAAGTTCGCTGGATCGATGCCGTTCGACAGCGCGATCCGCGACCGTCCGACCACGGTCGCGCCCAGCGTGGTGAGCAGTCCCGACGCGTGGTGCAGCGGTGGCAGGCAGTACACGGTGTCGCGGTCGGTGAGCGCCGCCGCCGACGCCGCACCGAAGGCCGACATCGCGAACCGGTGGTTGGTCACCGGCCACGGGACGAGTTTGCCGTACGCCCGGCTGAACAGGATGAATGCGAGATCGCCCGCGAGCCCGGGATCGGGCCGGTACCAGGTCGGCATCACGACCTCGTCGGGGTCGATGCGCTCCATGTCGACGATCGACGTCCCATCGGCACCCTCGATGGCGCGGGAATCGCCACTTCCACCGCCGAGCACCAGAACCCGATCCGAGGCAGCGGTCGCGAGGTCGAGATTCGTGGGATCGGTGACGATCACCGAACTGTCGGCGAGCCGCATCATCTCGCGGACGTCGGCGTCCGCGGCGAGCAGCACCGCCACCGCACCCAGGCGGGACAACGCGGCGATCACGACCAGCGCGCTGGGCCGGGTGTCCATCAGGACGCCGATGTGCTGGCCCGGACGGATGCAGCAGTCGACCAGACCCGCGACCACGTTGTCGATGCGCGCATTGACCTGTGCGTGGGTGAGCACGCGGTTCTCGAACAGGAACAGCTCGCTGTCGCCGCCGCGTTTGGTGTTCTCGGCCATGAGCTTCGAGAGCGAGATGCGCGTCCCGCTCTGGATCTGTCCCAGCCGGAACAGCCGGGGCACGGTCCGCACCGACTCCGAGGCCACCGCCCGCGAGGTCCGTTGCAGGGAGTTGGCCAGACCGAGCAGCTCGCGCGAGGCGGCGGTCCCGGCGTCGGCCACCGAGCCCATTCCGTGCGTGATGCGCGAGGACAGGCTGACCCCGCCGCCGTGCCCCGGCTCCACGAGCGACATCTCGGAGACGAGTTCGGGGCGCGGACCGTTGTCGGAGATCCAGTTCACCCAGTCGGAGGTCGTCGGCCAGGTGTGCTCACCGGCCGCGCTGCCGACCACGAGTCCGAAATGTCCGACCGGCAGGGTCGATTCGTAGACCTCCGCGTCGGGCGCGGCCCGGACGATGCCCCGCACCGCCGCGGGCTGCCCGATGTCGTCGGCATCGCCGACGAACGCGAGGACCGGGCAGGTGATCTCGGCGAGAGAGACCAGATCACCGTTGATCACGAAGCCCCCGGACACCATCCGGTTGTGCGCGACGAACTGCCGCAGCAGTTCGGCGATCGCCGGCCCCGACCACGCGACCCAGCCGTCGGCTTCGAGGAACCGGCGCTGGTCCTCGCGGGGCAGCAGCGCCTCGCGGTCGTGCAGGCGACGCAGGAAATCGATGCGGCTGCGGACCGTCTTCACCGGGTCCAACAGCTGGAATCCGGTGCGTGCCATCCAATCCCGCACCCAGAGATTGCGCGAGAACGCCTTGTCCGCCAGGAATTCGGCGGCCGGTGCCACCAGTCCCGCGGGCAGCCCCAGGGGCAGTGCGGCGAGCACGTCGACCGGGCTACCGAAAGTGATCAGGCTCGCGATCCCCTTGGATCTGCGATACGCCGCGGTCTGGTACGCGAACATCCCGCCCTGGGAGTACCCGGCCAGATGGATGTCGCGCCCGGTCGCCTCGACGATCAGGTCGATCGCCCGACTGATGGCGACCACGTGGTCGGCGAGATTGCGCTCCATCCCGCCCTCTTCGGAGTCCGGCGAGCCGAAGTCGACGACCCACGGTGTGATGCCGTTGCGGTGCAGGATCGACACGGCACCGTTGTGCTCGGTCACGTCATAGACGTTGGCGGACACCATCATCGGCGGCACCAGAACGATGTTCGGGCCGGTCGACGGATCGTTCGGGAAGTACCGCCGAAGCTTGAACATCTTGTGCGTCTCGACCACCGCGAAGGGCGCCGGCTCGGTACCGGTCTCCAGCCCGCCGAAGCGCAACACCTCCAGACCGTTCTGCGCGGTGGCCAGCACCCTGCCGACCATCCCCGCGAGATCGGGGCCCCCGTCCCACACCGCCATCGTGTCGATCCTCCAGTCGTCGGTGTTCCCGGACTCACCGACGAGTCGGTGACTCAGGTCACTGTACCCAGTCGGGCGGGATCAGCGACGCCCGCCGGGCCCAGCGGTCCAGCGTGTTCGAAGATCGGTGGTCGCGGCCGTCACGACCTCGATCTGTCGCCGCACCTGTCCGGGCGCGGTACCGCCGTGTGCGTTGCGCGATTCCACCGAACCGCGCACCGTCAGGACCTCCCGCACCGCCGGCGTCAGCGCCGGATGGACACCCGCCAGCGTCGCGTCGTCGAGCTCGTCCAGGCCGACACCGCGTGATTCCGCTTCGCGGACGCAGGCGCCCGCGGCCTCGTGGGCCACGCGGAACGGCACGCCCTCTCGGACCATCCATTCGGCGATGTCGGTGGCGAGGGTGAAGCCCGCGGGGGCGAGTTCCGCCATGCGGTCGGTGTGGAACTCCAGTGTCGCGACCAGTCCGGTCACCGCCGGCAGCAACAGTTCCAGCTGCGCCACCGCGTCGAAGACCGGTTCCTTGTCCTCCTGGAGGTCCCGGTTGTACGCCAGCGGCTGCGCCTTCAGCGTGGCCAGCAGTCCGGTCAGGTCACCGATGAGTCGACCGGCCTTGCCGCGCATGAGCTCGGCGACGTCCGGGTTCTTCTTCTGCGGCATGATCGAGCTGCCGGTGGACCATGCGTCGGCCAGCGTGACGTAGCCGAATTCCGGTGTGCTCCAGATGATCACCTCTTCGGACAACCGGGAGAGATCGACCGCGATCATCGCGAAGACGAAGGCGGCCTCCGCGGCGAAGTCGCGCGCGGAGGTGGCGTCGATCGAGTTCTCGGCAGGCCCGTCGAAGCCGAGGTCGGCCGCGATCGCCGCCGGGTCGAGGCCCAGCGAGGAGCCGGCGAGTGCGCCGGAACCGTACGGCGACACCGCGGTTCGACGATCCGCATCGGCGAGCCGGTCGATGTCGCGCAACAGGGGTTGCGCGTGCGCGAGCAGATGGTGACCGAGCAACACCGGCTGCGCGGCCTGCAGGTGCGTCTTGCCCGGCATGATCGCATCGGGATGCGCCGCCGCCTGGGCGGTCAGCGCGTCGACGACGTCGAGCAGGCCGAGCGCGACCCGACGCATGGCGGCACGCAGCCACATCCGGAACAGGGTGGCGACCTGGTCGTTGCGGGACCGCCCCGCCCGCAGCCGGCCGCCGAGTTCGGGACCGACCCGCTCGATCAGGCCGCGCTCGAGGGCGCCGTGGACGTCCTCGTCGGACTCCGCGGGCCCGAAACTGCCGTCGGCGACATCGGCGGCAAGGCGATCGAGCCCGTCGAGCATGCCGACGAGGTCGTCATCGGTGAGCAACCCGGCGCTGTTCAGCACCCGGGCATGCGCCTTGGAGGCCTCGATGTCGAAAGGGGCCAGCGCCCAATCGAAATGAGTCGACTTGCTCAGCGCGGCCATCGCCTCGGCCGGTCCACCGGCGAAACGACCGCCCCAGAGCGAACCCTGGTTGGTCGTCCCACCGGTCTCCGGGCCGGTACCGCCGCCGGTGCCCGCACTCACAGATTCAGGTCCCGCTTCGCGGCGATCTTCGACGACAGGCCGTGCAGTTCGACGAAGCCGCGCGCCGCGGACTGGTCGAAGGTGTCGCCCTCGTCGTAGGTGGCGAGGTTGAAGTCGTAGAGCGACTCCGAGCTGCGACGACCCGTGGCCGCGATCGTGCCGCCGTGCAGGGTCAGTCGGATCTCGCCGGTGACGTGCTCCTGCGTCGAGGCGACGAAGGCGTCCAGCGACCGCTTCAGCGGCGAGAACCACAGACCGTCGTAGACCAGCTCGGCCCACTTCTGATCGGTGCCGCGCTTGTAGCGGCCGAGCTCGCGCTCCACGGTGACGTGCTCCAGCTCCTCGTGCGCGCGGATGAGGACCATCGCGCCGGGAGCCTCGTACACCTCACGGCTCTTGATGCCCACCAGTCGGTCCTCGACGACATCGAGGCGTCCGACGCCCTGGGCTCCGGCACGGCGGTTGAGTTCCTGGATCGCCTCGAGCACACTCACCGGCCGGCCGTCGATGCTGACCGGGCGGCCCTTGTCGAAGCCGATGATGACCTCGTCGGGCGAGTTCCAGTTGACCGTGGGGTCTTCGGTGTAGTCGTAGACATCCTTGGTCGGCGCGTTCCACAGGTCCTCGAGGAAACCGGTCTCCACGGCGCGACCCCACACGTTCTGGTCGATCGAGAAGGGCGACTTCTTGGTCACGTTGATCGGGATGTCGTTCTCCCCGGCGAAGGCGATGGCCTTCTCGCGGGTCCACGCGTAGTCGCGGACCGGCGCGAGGACCTGCAGATCGGGCGCCAGGGTCGCGAAGCCCACCTCGAAGCGGACCTGATCGTTGCCCTTGCCGGTGCATCCGTGGGCGACGACGGTGCCGCCGTGATCACGGGCCGCGGTGACCAGGTGCTTGGCGATCAGCGGGCGGGACAGCGCCGAGACGAGCGGGTAACGGTCCATGTAGAGCGCGTTCGAGGTGATGGCGCCGAGGCAGTACTCGTCGGCGAACTCGTCGCGGGCGTCGACCACGACGGCCTCGACCGCGCCGCAGTCGAGTGCACGCTGACGGATGACCTCCATGTCCTCGCCACCCTGGCCGAGGTCGAGCGCCACGGCGACGACCTCCTTGCCGGTCTCCTTCTGGATCCAGCTGATCGCGACCGAGGTGTCCAGGCCGCCCGAATATGCGAGTACGACACGTTCTGCCATGAGGTGAAGCTCCTGTTCTGCGCGTTGACCGAGTCCATCATCGGCCCCGGTGTTCCGACGCCACCGTCCGGGTCTCGGTTGGCGGCGTCTCGTCTGTTGTGGTTGGTGTGGTCTGTCCGCCATGGGGGGCGGAACCGGACATGGATGAGGGGACGGCTACACGAGGCCCTCGATCCGGCGGGCGAGTTCGGCTCCGTCGAGCGGTTCGCGTGCCACCACGAAGATCGTGTCGTCCCCGGCGATCGTCCCGACGACGTCGGGCAGGCGTGCCCGGTCGAGCGCGGCCGCGAGATAGTGCGCGGCACCCGGGGGCGTTCGCAGCACCGCGAGGTTGCCGCTGCTGTCGGTCGACACCAACAGGTCAGAGACGAGCCTGCCGAGCCGGTCGGTCCCGCCGGACACCCCGCGGACGGGCGAACCGTCTTCGGGCACCACGTAGACACCGGCGCCGCCGTCCGCGGCGCGCAGCTTCACCGCGCCGAGCTCGTCGAGATCGCGCGACAGCGTCGCCTGGGTGGCGTCGACGCCCTCCTCGGCGAGCAGCCGCTGTAGTTCGGACTGGCTGCGGACCTGATGCGTGGAGAGGATCTCGATGATCCGCGCATGTCGCCCCGCGCGGGTGGCGGCGAGTCGGCTCTCCGAGGGCTCGGCTCCGGCGGTCATCGTGGATTCCTGGTCATGGTCGGTTCGACGCTCACTGTCGTTCCCCGGTCACTCGTGGTACCGGATCACTGGTGGTCCAGCAGCCAGATCAGCAGGGCCTTCTGCGCGTGCAGGCGGTTCTCGGCCTCGTCGAACACCACGCTGCGGGGACCGTCGATCACCGAGGCGGTGATCTCGTCGCCGCGATGCGCAGGCAGACAATGCAGCACGATCGCGTCGTCCGCGGCATGAGCGAGGAGTTCGTCGTTGATCTGGTACGGCCGGAACGGCGCCGTGCGGTCCTTGCCGTCGGCCTCCTGCCCCATCGACACCCAGGTGTCGGTCACCAGCACGTCGGCACCGGTCGCGGCGGCGACGGGATCGGTCACCAGCTTCACCGAGCCGCCGGTCTGCGCGGCGCGCTTCTCGGCGGCCGCGATGACCACGGGGTCGGGCTGGAAACCGTCCGGCGAGCTGATGATCACGTGCATGCCGGCCGTGACGCCGCCGAGGGCCAGCGAGTGCGCCATGTTGTTGGCACCGTCACCCAGATACGTCATCGTCTGCCCCGCAGGCGCACCCTTGTGCTCGGCGATGGTCTGCAGGTCGGCGAGCACCTGGCACGGGTGGAACTCGTCGGAGAGGGCGTTGACCACGGGCACGGTGGCGGTCGACGAGAGCGCTTCCAAGCGGTCCTGCCCGAACGTCCGCCACACGATCGCGTCGACGAAGCGGGACAGGACGAGACCGGTGTCCTCCAGCGTCTCCTCGCGCCCCAGCTGCGTCGTCCGGCCGTCGACGACGACCGCGTGACCGCCGAGCTGGGCGATGCCGACCTCGAACGAGAACCGGGTTCGGGTGGAGTTCTTGTCGAAGATCACCCCGACTCCCCGCGGGCCCTCCAATGGCCGGAAGTCGAACGGTTTCGCCTTGACCTCGGCCGCGAGTGCGAGCACCTCGGCCTGCTCGGCCGGGGTCAGATCGTCGTCGCGCAGGAAGTGTCTGGTCATGGCTTGTCCCCCTCGTTCGATGTGGCGGCGTGTGCGGCCGCAGCGGTGTCTGACAGGGCCGCTGCCGCGGCGGTGTCGAGCAGTTCTGGCAGTGCGCGCACGAAACCCCGTCCCTGCTCCTCGGTGAGGATCAGCGGTGGGGCCAGGCGTAGGACGTCGGGCGCGGGCGCATTGATGAGGAATCCGGCGTCCCGGGCCGCGGCCTCGACGCGCTGCGAGAGCGGTTGGGTCAGCACCACTCCGAGCAACAGCCCCGACCCCCGCACGTGGGACACCAGCGGGTGCTGCAGATCCTCGATACCGGTCGCGATCGACTTCCCCACCGCTGCAACAGAATCGAGTAGATCATCGGACTCGATGACCTGGAGTACGGCCAGCGCGGCGGCCGCACTGACGGGATTGCCGCCGAAGGTGGTGCCGTGTTGACCGGGCTCGAACAGGTCGGCAGCGGGGCCGGTGGCGATACACGCGCCGATCGGGAGGCCACCGCCGAGCCCCTTGGCGAGCGTCATCACATCGGGCACCACGCCCACCTGCTGATGGGCGAAGAACGTTCCGGTCCGGGCGACGCCGGTCTGCACCTCGTCGAGGATCAGCAGTGCGCCGCGCTCCTCGGTGATCCGGCGTGCGGCCGCCAGATAGTCGGCCGGGGGCACCACGACGCCGGCCTCCCCGAGGATCGGCTCGAGGATCACCGCGGCGGTCTGGTCGGAGACCGCCGCGTCGAGGGCGTCGACGTCTCCGTAGGGAACGAACCGCACGCCGGCGGGCATCGGTTCGAACGGCGTGCGCTTCGCCGGCTGTCCGGTCATCGCGAGCGCACCCATCGTCCGGCCGTGAAAGGCCTTCTCGGCGGCGACGATCTCGGGCCGACCGGTCCGCCGGGCGAGCTTGAACGCGGCCTCGTTGGCCTCGGTCCCGGAGTTGCAGAAGAAGACGCGACCCGGGTGGCCGAACCGGTCGAGCAACTTCTCGGCGAGCTCGACCACGGGCGGCGCGATGTACAGGTTCGACACGTGCCCCAGCGTCTGGAGCTGAGTGGTCACTGCGTCGACGATCGCCGGGTGCGCATGACCGAGGGCGTTCACCGCGATCCCGCCGAGGAGATCGAGATAGCGCTTGCCGTCGGCGTCGGTGACATACGCTCCCGAACCCTCGACGAGGGCGATGGCGGGGGTGCCGTAGTTGTTCATCAGCGACTGTGTCCAGCGCTGCTGCAGTGGAGCGGTCATGCGTCCTCCTCGGGAACCACGACGGTGGTGCCGGTCGAGCTCTCGGTCAACAGTTCGGCCAGTACCGAATGGGCGACACGCCCGTCGATCACGTGCGCGCGGTCGACGCCGCCGGTGACCGCGCGCAGGCACGCCTCCATCTTGGGGACCATGCCGGAGTCGAGCGACGGCATCAGCTCGGTCAGTGTGTCCGTGTCGATCTGGGACACCAGGGACCCGCGGTCGGGCCAGTCCGTGTACAGACCCTCGACGTCGGTCAGCATCACGAGCCGAGCAGCACCGAGCGCCTCGGCGAGAGCACCTGCCGCGGTGTCGGCGTTGATGTTGTGCACCACCCCGTCGCGGTCCGGCGCGATCGTCGAGACGACCGGGATACGGCCGGCGGCCACGAGGTCCAGCACGGCCGAGGTGTTGACCGACGCGATGTCGCCGACGAGACCGATGTCGGTGGGCACGCCCTCGACGAGCACCGTGCGGCGCGTCGCGGTGAACAGATGGGCGTCCTCGCCGGTGATGCCGACCGCGTACGGGCCGTGCGAGTTGATCAGCCCCACGAGCTCGCGCCCGACCTGGCCGAACAGGACCATCCGGGCCACGTCCATGACCTCCGGGGTCGTCACCCGGAAACCGCCCTTGAACTCACCGGAGAGTCCCAGACGTTTCAGCATCGCCGAGATCTGCGGGCCGCCACCATGAACCACCACGGGATGCATGCCGCACGCGCGCAGGAAGACCATGTCCGCCGCGAACGCCTTCTTCAGCGCGTCGTCGATCATGGCGTTGCCGCCGTACTTGACGACGACGGTCGCACCCGCGAGTCGCTGCAGCGCGGGAAGGGCTTCGGCGAGGACCTTCGCCTTCGCGAGGCCGGCGGCCGGGTCGATCGGGTGGGCCCCCGATGTCGTCCCACTCATGACGAGTACGCCGAATTCTCTTCGACGTACGCGTGGGAGAGATCAGTGGTCCGGACACTCGCCGCGGACTCCCCCAGCTTCAGGTCGACGACGACGGTGATGTCCGGACCCGACAGGTCCACATCGCGAGCTCCCTCGACGCCGAAACCGTTCTCGCACATTGGACTCCCGTTGAAGGACACGGCGATCCGGTCGGGATCGATCGTGACCGGCGAGGCACCGACAGCGGCCAGCACCCGGCCCCAGTTCGGATCCGACCCGAACAAGGCGGTCTTCACCAGGGAGTCGCGCGCGACGGCGCGGGCGACGGTCAGCGCGTCGTCCTCGGTATCGGCCCCCATCACCGTGATGACGACCCGTTTGGTGACGCCCTCGGCGTCGGCCATCATCTGGGCGGCGAGATCGTCGCAGACCGCGAACACCGCGTCGTCGAGGTCGGTCTGCTCGACCGGGATCTGGCTGGCGCCCGAACTCAGCAGCAGCACCGTGTCGTTCGTCGAACACGAGCCGTCGATGTCGAGCCGGTCGAAGGTCCGTGCCGTCGCCCTGCGCAAGGCGGTGTCGAGTTGCTCGGGGGTCGCGGCGGCGTCGGTCGTGAGGACCACCAGCATGGTCGCCAGCGACGGCGCGAGCATGCCCGCCCCCTTCCCCATGCCGCCCACGTTCCACCCCTGCGGATGATGCAGCGCAGCCTGTTTGGGCACGGTGTCGGTGGTCATGATCGCGTGCGCGGCATCCGTCCCGCCGGACAGGCCGCCGCCCATGTCCTGGACGATCTCGGTGACTCCGGCAAGCACCTTGTCCATCGGCAGCCGGTCGCCGATCAGCCCGGTGGAGCACACTGCGACCTCGACCGCACCGGTGCTGGTCCCCCAGTTGCTGAGCGCGTCGGCCACGGCCTCCGCGGTCTTGTGGGTGTCCTGGAATCCGCCCGGTCCGGTGCAGGCGTTCGCGCCGCCGGAGTTGAGGATCACCGTGCGCAACCGGCCGGTGGTGAGGACTTGCTGCGACCACAGCACCGGCGCCGCCTTCACCTGATTGCGGGTGAAAACGCCTGCGGCGGAGTGATCGGGACCCTCGTTGAACACGAGCGCGAGGTCGAGCGCGCCGGACGCCTTGATCCCGGCGGCGATGCCGGCGGCCCGGAATCCGAGCGGTGCGGTGACGCCCTGCCCCCGCACGAGGCGGGGATGGTCGCCGGGTGCGCCGCCCTCGATCCGGTCCTGCCCGGTGTCGGTGCTGTCGGTGTCGTGCGATCCGGTCACGGTGCCACTCCCACGGTGCTCAGTCCCTCGTTCTCGGTCCAACCCAGAGCCAGGTTCATCGATTGGACGGCGGCACCGCCGGTGCCCTTGGTCAGGTTGTCGACCGCTCCGACGACCACTAGGGTCTGCGCGCGTTCGTCGACGGTCACGCCGAGCTGTACGGCGTTGGAGCCGATCACCGAACCGGTGGCGGGTAGCCGCCCTTCCGGCAGGACGTGCACGAATTCCTCGTCGGCATAGGCCTTTTCGTACACCGCGCGGGCCTCCTCGGCGGTCGCTGCAGTGCGCGCGGTGCACGTGGCGAGGATCCCGCGGGCCATCGGGGCGAGGATGGGCGTGAACGAGACGGTCACCGGCTGGTCCGCGGCGGCCGACAGTGCCTGGGAGATCTCCGGTGTGTGCCGGTGGACCCCGCCCACCCCATAGGCCCGCGCGGACCCGATGACCTCGGACGCCAGGAGATCGACCTTGGGTGACCGGCCGGCACCCGAGGCACCGCTCACCGCGACGACGGTCACGTGCGGGTCGGCGATGCCCGCGGCGATCGCCGGGAGCAGCGACAGGATCGAGACCGTCGGATAGCAGCCCGGTACCGCGATCCGACTCGCATCCTTGAGCACCTCCCGATTGCCGGGCAGCTCCGGCAGACCATACGGCCAGGTCCCGGCGTGGTCGCCGCCGTAGTACGACGTCCATTCACCGGCGTCGCGGAGCCGGAAGTCCGCACCGCAGTCGATGATGAGCGTGGTCGGCGGCAGCGCATCGGCGATCACCGCCGACGCGCCGTGCGGCAACCCCAGGAAGACGACGTCGTGCCCGGCGAGGATCTCCGGCGTCGTGTCCTGCAGCACCCGGTCGGCTAGCGGGAGCAGATGAGGGTGGTGGGTGCCCAGGAGTGTCCCGGCGTTGCCGCCCGCGGTGAGCGCACCGATCTCGAACTCACCGAATCGCAGACGGGGATGCCCGCACAGCAGCCGAAGGATCTCGCCACCCGCGTAGCCGCTCGCGCCGGCCACCGCCACCTTCACCTTGCCGGTCGAGGATGTCCCTGCACTGCCGGTCGAGGACGAACCCTCGCCGCTGGTTGAGGACGAACCCTCGCCACTGGTCGAGGACGAATTCTCGCCGCTGGTCGAGCGCAGTTCGCCGCTGGTTGAGCTTGTCGAAGCCATGGGATCATTATGCAGCAGGGTGCAAATGAATTCACTCAGGGGTGGGTGTGGATCTGGACTGTCAGCGGAGTCGGGCCCCCACCCGGGCGGCTGCGGCATCGACGGCGGCCAGCTTGGCCTCGTTGGCCTCTTCCTCGGTGAGTGTCCGGTCGGGTGCGCGGAACCGCAGGGAGAACGTCAACGACTTGTTCCCCGCGCCGACCTGCTCGCCGGTGAAGACGTCGAACAGCGCGATGTCCTCGAGCAGGTCGCCGGCCCCGTCACGCAGCGCCTTCTCGACGTCCGCGGCCGGGACATCGCCACCGACGACGACGTTGACGTCCTGCAGCACCGCGGGGAACACCGACACCGACGGCGCCGGAAGTCTCTCGCCCAGGGGCAGCGCGTCGACGTCGATCTCCACTGCGCAGGTTCGCTTGGGCAGATGGGCTCGCTCGAGTATCGCGGGGTGGAGCTCGCCGGCGTATCCGACCGTGCGTCCGTCGACCGTGAGCCGCGCGCAGCGGCCGGGGTGCCACGGGCGGTGATCGTCGGCCGTGAGCTCGACGGTGACACCGGCCGCCCGGCCGATCGTGCGTGCCGCCTCGAAGGCGTCGAGATGGTCGGCGGCGCGTCCCGGACCCCAGGGTCCGGCCGGATCGCGCAGTCCGGTGAGTACGACGCCGACGTGCAGCGGCTGGTGCGGCAGGGAGGCGTCGAGCGCGGCGATCTCCTCGTCGGTGGGACGGCGGGTCACGTCGAGCGCCGGCACCGCGGCCACGTGATCGCCCGCGACGACGACCTGTCCGATGGTGAAGAGCGACAGATCGCGCTGTCCCCGGGCGATGTTGCGGGCCGCCATCTCGAGGAGGCCCGGCAGCAGCGTCGTGTTCAGCTCGGGACGGTCGGACTCGAGCGGGTTGAGGACCTTGACCGTACGTCGCCGTTCGTCGTCGGCCGGGAGGTCCCAGAGGTCGAACACACCCGACGGCATGAACGGGTACGGCAGGACCTCGACGTACCCGTCGAGCGCGAGCGTGCGCCCGATGCTGCGCCGGCGTCGCTGGACCGGTGTCAGACCGGTGCCGCCGGGTGCCCGGGGAACCACGGCGGGGATGTCCTCGAGACCTTCGAGCCGCAGGACCTCCTCCACGAGGTCGGCGCGCTGACGGAGGTCGGGTCGCCAGGAGGGCGGGAACACGTCGAGTTCGTCGGTTCCGGTCACCACACAGCCGACCTCGGTCAGTCGGGTCAGGGTGGTGCCGGGCGGGTAGCCGACCCCCGCGACGCGGTCCGGTTCGTCGGCCGCGATGGAGATCGTCGGCCGGGCCGGGGTCTGGACGTGTGTCTCCGCGAGCGGCGAGGCGACCCGCCCACCGGCGATCTCGACGATCAGCTGCGCCGCGCGATCGGAGGCCACCGCGGTGATCTCGGGATCGACGACCCGCTCGAACCGCTTGCTCGCCTCGGAGGTCAGCTTGTGGCGCTTCGCGGTACGGAAGACCCGAACCGGATCGAAGGTCGCCGACTCCAACAGCACAGTGGTGGTCTCGGACCCCACCTCGGTGCTCGCGCCGCCCATGACCCCGGCCAGCGCGATCGGCCCGGATTCGTCGGTGATCAGCACGTCCTCGGGGTCGAGGACGCGCACGGTGTCGTCGAGGGTGGTGAGCTTCTCCCCCGGTTGTGCCGAGCGGACGG belongs to Gordonia sp. KTR9 and includes:
- a CDS encoding AMP-binding protein gives rise to the protein MAVWDGGPDLAGMVGRVLATAQNGLEVLRFGGLETGTEPAPFAVVETHKMFKLRRYFPNDPSTGPNIVLVPPMMVSANVYDVTEHNGAVSILHRNGITPWVVDFGSPDSEEGGMERNLADHVVAISRAIDLIVEATGRDIHLAGYSQGGMFAYQTAAYRRSKGIASLITFGSPVDVLAALPLGLPAGLVAPAAEFLADKAFSRNLWVRDWMARTGFQLLDPVKTVRSRIDFLRRLHDREALLPREDQRRFLEADGWVAWSGPAIAELLRQFVAHNRMVSGGFVINGDLVSLAEITCPVLAFVGDADDIGQPAAVRGIVRAAPDAEVYESTLPVGHFGLVVGSAAGEHTWPTTSDWVNWISDNGPRPELVSEMSLVEPGHGGGVSLSSRITHGMGSVADAGTAASRELLGLANSLQRTSRAVASESVRTVPRLFRLGQIQSGTRISLSKLMAENTKRGGDSELFLFENRVLTHAQVNARIDNVVAGLVDCCIRPGQHIGVLMDTRPSALVVIAALSRLGAVAVLLAADADVREMMRLADSSVIVTDPTNLDLATAASDRVLVLGGGSGDSRAIEGADGTSIVDMERIDPDEVVMPTWYRPDPGLAGDLAFILFSRAYGKLVPWPVTNHRFAMSAFGAASAAALTDRDTVYCLPPLHHASGLLTTLGATVVGRSRIALSNGIDPANFSVEVQRYGITVVSYTWSMLSGIVRDPDFHINQHNPIRLFMGSGMSAGLWEDVCSSFPRARILEFFATADGSAILANVSGDKLSSVGRPLPETNPVEVAAYDIVGDRLLIDDSGFVRRAETGEPGLLLAKAKHKFDTNGTVLRDVFTTRDRWEVSGHLFVRDADGDLYFLGATDRVIRTADGPVFIPPLTHALSRLKSVDQVVVYGVGEPGHQVVVAAMTLRPDAKPDSLTVTQLRIALGEYRADARPHLIHVVDDIPQSASFRPLSTGLVEDGLPKPGARVWYRDEEGRYRRYTRTVAGKLDWAGSRTSDALG
- the argH gene encoding argininosuccinate lyase, which produces MSAGTGGGTGPETGGTTNQGSLWGGRFAGGPAEAMAALSKSTHFDWALAPFDIEASKAHARVLNSAGLLTDDDLVGMLDGLDRLAADVADGSFGPAESDEDVHGALERGLIERVGPELGGRLRAGRSRNDQVATLFRMWLRAAMRRVALGLLDVVDALTAQAAAHPDAIMPGKTHLQAAQPVLLGHHLLAHAQPLLRDIDRLADADRRTAVSPYGSGALAGSSLGLDPAAIAADLGFDGPAENSIDATSARDFAAEAAFVFAMIAVDLSRLSEEVIIWSTPEFGYVTLADAWSTGSSIMPQKKNPDVAELMRGKAGRLIGDLTGLLATLKAQPLAYNRDLQEDKEPVFDAVAQLELLLPAVTGLVATLEFHTDRMAELAPAGFTLATDIAEWMVREGVPFRVAHEAAGACVREAESRGVGLDELDDATLAGVHPALTPAVREVLTVRGSVESRNAHGGTAPGQVRRQIEVVTAATTDLRTRWTAGPGGRR
- a CDS encoding argininosuccinate synthase encodes the protein MAERVVLAYSGGLDTSVAISWIQKETGKEVVAVALDLGQGGEDMEVIRQRALDCGAVEAVVVDARDEFADEYCLGAITSNALYMDRYPLVSALSRPLIAKHLVTAARDHGGTVVAHGCTGKGNDQVRFEVGFATLAPDLQVLAPVRDYAWTREKAIAFAGENDIPINVTKKSPFSIDQNVWGRAVETGFLEDLWNAPTKDVYDYTEDPTVNWNSPDEVIIGFDKGRPVSIDGRPVSVLEAIQELNRRAGAQGVGRLDVVEDRLVGIKSREVYEAPGAMVLIRAHEELEHVTVERELGRYKRGTDQKWAELVYDGLWFSPLKRSLDAFVASTQEHVTGEIRLTLHGGTIAATGRRSSESLYDFNLATYDEGDTFDQSAARGFVELHGLSSKIAAKRDLNL
- a CDS encoding arginine repressor, which gives rise to MTAGAEPSESRLAATRAGRHARIIEILSTHQVRSQSELQRLLAEEGVDATQATLSRDLDELGAVKLRAADGGAGVYVVPEDGSPVRGVSGGTDRLGRLVSDLLVSTDSSGNLAVLRTPPGAAHYLAAALDRARLPDVVGTIAGDDTIFVVAREPLDGAELARRIEGLV
- the argF gene encoding ornithine carbamoyltransferase, which codes for MTRHFLRDDDLTPAEQAEVLALAAEVKAKPFDFRPLEGPRGVGVIFDKNSTRTRFSFEVGIAQLGGHAVVVDGRTTQLGREETLEDTGLVLSRFVDAIVWRTFGQDRLEALSSTATVPVVNALSDEFHPCQVLADLQTIAEHKGAPAGQTMTYLGDGANNMAHSLALGGVTAGMHVIISSPDGFQPDPVVIAAAEKRAAQTGGSVKLVTDPVAAATGADVLVTDTWVSMGQEADGKDRTAPFRPYQINDELLAHAADDAIVLHCLPAHRGDEITASVIDGPRSVVFDEAENRLHAQKALLIWLLDHQ
- a CDS encoding acetylornithine transaminase; amino-acid sequence: MTAPLQQRWTQSLMNNYGTPAIALVEGSGAYVTDADGKRYLDLLGGIAVNALGHAHPAIVDAVTTQLQTLGHVSNLYIAPPVVELAEKLLDRFGHPGRVFFCNSGTEANEAAFKLARRTGRPEIVAAEKAFHGRTMGALAMTGQPAKRTPFEPMPAGVRFVPYGDVDALDAAVSDQTAAVILEPILGEAGVVVPPADYLAAARRITEERGALLILDEVQTGVARTGTFFAHQQVGVVPDVMTLAKGLGGGLPIGACIATGPAADLFEPGQHGTTFGGNPVSAAAALAVLQVIESDDLLDSVAAVGKSIATGIEDLQHPLVSHVRGSGLLLGVVLTQPLSQRVEAAARDAGFLINAPAPDVLRLAPPLILTEEQGRGFVRALPELLDTAAAAALSDTAAAAHAATSNEGDKP